The Burkholderia cepacia ATCC 25416 genome includes a window with the following:
- a CDS encoding GMC family oxidoreductase, which produces MADTDTQKADVVVVGSGVAGAIVAHQLAMAGKSVILLEAGPRMPRWEIVERFRNQVDKTDFMAPYPSSAWAPHPEYGPPNDYLILKGEHKFNSQYIRAVGGTTWHWAASAWRFIPNDFKMKTVYGVGRDWPIQYDDIEHWYQRAEEELGVWGPGPEEDLYSPRKEPYPMPPLPLSFNEQTIKSALNGYDPKFHVVTEPVARNSRPYDGRPTCCGNNNCMPICPIGAMYNGIVHVEKAEQAGAKLIDSAVVYKLETGPDKRITAAVYKDKTGADHRVEGKYFVIAANGIETPKILLMSANRDFPNGVANSSDMVGRNLMDHPGTGVSFYANEKLWPGRGPQEMTSLIGFRDGPFRATEAAKKIHLSNMSRINQETQKIFKAGKLMKPEELDAQIRDRSARYVQFDCFHEILPQPENRIVPSKTATDAVGIPRPEITYAIDDYVKRGAVHTREVYATAAKVLGGTEVVFNDEFAPNNHITGATIMGADARDSVVDKDCRTFDHPNLFISSSSTMPTVGTVNVTLTIAALALRMSDTLKKEV; this is translated from the coding sequence ATGGCCGATACCGATACGCAAAAGGCCGACGTCGTCGTCGTCGGCTCGGGTGTCGCAGGCGCGATCGTCGCGCACCAGCTCGCGATGGCGGGCAAGTCCGTGATCCTGCTGGAAGCCGGCCCGCGCATGCCGCGCTGGGAAATCGTCGAGCGCTTCCGCAACCAGGTCGACAAGACCGACTTCATGGCCCCGTACCCGTCGAGCGCGTGGGCGCCGCATCCGGAATACGGCCCGCCGAACGACTACCTGATCCTGAAGGGCGAGCACAAGTTCAACTCGCAGTACATCCGTGCGGTGGGCGGCACGACGTGGCACTGGGCCGCGTCGGCGTGGCGCTTCATCCCAAACGACTTCAAGATGAAGACCGTGTACGGTGTCGGCCGCGACTGGCCGATCCAGTACGACGACATCGAGCATTGGTACCAGCGCGCCGAGGAGGAACTCGGCGTGTGGGGCCCGGGCCCCGAGGAAGACCTGTACTCGCCGCGCAAGGAGCCGTACCCGATGCCGCCGCTGCCGTTGTCGTTCAACGAGCAGACGATCAAGAGCGCGCTCAACGGCTATGACCCGAAGTTCCACGTGGTGACCGAGCCGGTCGCGCGCAACAGCCGCCCGTACGACGGCCGGCCCACTTGTTGCGGGAACAACAACTGCATGCCGATCTGCCCGATCGGCGCGATGTACAACGGCATCGTGCACGTCGAGAAGGCCGAGCAGGCCGGCGCGAAGCTGATCGACAGCGCGGTCGTCTACAAGCTCGAGACCGGGCCGGACAAGCGCATCACCGCCGCGGTCTACAAGGACAAGACGGGTGCCGACCATCGCGTCGAAGGCAAGTACTTCGTGATTGCCGCGAACGGCATCGAGACGCCGAAGATCCTGCTGATGTCCGCGAACCGCGATTTCCCGAACGGTGTCGCGAACAGCTCGGACATGGTCGGCCGCAACCTGATGGACCACCCTGGCACCGGCGTGTCGTTCTACGCGAACGAGAAGCTGTGGCCGGGCCGCGGCCCGCAGGAGATGACGTCGCTGATCGGCTTCCGCGACGGCCCGTTCCGCGCGACCGAAGCCGCGAAGAAGATCCACCTGTCGAACATGTCGCGCATCAACCAGGAGACGCAGAAGATCTTCAAGGCCGGCAAGCTGATGAAGCCCGAGGAGCTCGACGCGCAGATCCGCGATCGTTCCGCGCGCTACGTGCAGTTCGACTGCTTCCACGAAATCCTGCCGCAGCCCGAGAACCGCATCGTGCCGAGCAAGACGGCCACCGACGCGGTCGGCATCCCGCGCCCGGAGATCACCTATGCGATCGACGATTACGTGAAGCGCGGCGCCGTCCACACGCGCGAAGTCTACGCGACGGCCGCGAAGGTGCTGGGCGGCACCGAAGTCGTCTTCAACGACGAGTTCGCGCCGAACAACCACATCACGGGCGCGACGATCATGGGCGCGGATGCACGCGACTCGGTCGTCGACAAGGACTGCCGCACGTTTGACCATCCGAACCTGTTCATCTCGAGCAGCTCGACGATGCCGACCGTCGGTACGGTGAACGTGACGCTGACGATCGCGGCGCTTGCGCTGCGGATGTCGGACACGCTGAAGAAGGAAGTCTGA
- a CDS encoding cytochrome c, which translates to MRKSTLTFLLAGCLALPGLARAADAADPALVKRGEYLAVAGDCMACHTAKGGKPFAGGLGMPIPMLGKIYTSNITPDPETGIGNWSAEDFERAVRHGVSKNGDNLYPAMPYVSYAKINDDDVQALYAYFMHGVEPVKQAPPKNEIPALLSMRWPLKIWNWLFLKDGAYEPKPAQSAEWNRGAYLVQGLAHCSTCHTPRGIAMQEKSLDETGGSFLSGSVLAGWDGYNITSDPNAGIGGWTQQQLVQYLRTGTVPGLAQAAGPMAEAIEHSFSKMTEADIGAISTYIRTVPAVASGDAKQSRSSWGKPAEDGLTLRGAALASSGIDPARLYLGNCATCHQMQGKGTPDGYYPPLFHNSTVGAPNPTNLVQVILNGVQRKAGSEDVGMPAFRHELSDAQIAALTNYLTGQFGNPAAKVTEQDVAKLR; encoded by the coding sequence GTGCGGAAATCTACTCTCACCTTCCTCCTCGCCGGCTGCCTCGCGCTGCCGGGCCTCGCACGCGCGGCCGATGCGGCCGATCCGGCGCTGGTCAAGCGCGGCGAATACCTCGCGGTCGCGGGCGACTGCATGGCCTGCCACACCGCGAAGGGCGGCAAGCCGTTCGCGGGCGGTCTCGGCATGCCGATCCCGATGCTCGGCAAGATCTATACGAGCAACATCACGCCCGATCCCGAGACGGGCATCGGCAACTGGTCGGCCGAGGACTTCGAGCGCGCGGTGCGCCACGGGGTGTCGAAGAACGGCGACAACCTGTATCCGGCGATGCCGTACGTGTCGTACGCGAAGATCAACGACGACGACGTGCAGGCGCTGTATGCGTACTTCATGCACGGCGTCGAGCCGGTCAAGCAGGCGCCGCCGAAGAACGAGATTCCTGCGCTGCTGAGCATGCGCTGGCCGCTGAAGATCTGGAACTGGCTGTTCCTGAAGGACGGCGCGTACGAGCCGAAACCGGCGCAGAGCGCCGAGTGGAACCGCGGCGCGTATCTCGTGCAGGGCCTCGCGCACTGCAGCACGTGCCACACGCCGCGCGGCATCGCGATGCAGGAGAAGTCGCTCGACGAGACGGGCGGCAGCTTCCTGTCGGGTTCGGTGCTGGCAGGCTGGGACGGCTACAACATCACGTCCGACCCGAACGCCGGGATCGGCGGCTGGACGCAGCAGCAGCTCGTCCAGTACCTGCGCACCGGCACCGTGCCGGGTCTCGCGCAGGCGGCCGGGCCGATGGCCGAGGCGATCGAGCACAGCTTCTCGAAGATGACCGAAGCCGACATCGGCGCGATCTCGACGTACATTCGCACGGTGCCGGCAGTTGCCAGCGGCGACGCGAAGCAGTCGCGCTCGTCGTGGGGCAAGCCGGCCGAGGACGGCCTGACGCTGCGCGGCGCCGCACTCGCGTCGTCGGGCATCGATCCGGCGCGGCTGTATCTCGGCAACTGCGCGACTTGCCACCAGATGCAGGGCAAGGGCACGCCGGACGGTTATTACCCGCCGCTGTTCCACAACTCGACGGTGGGCGCACCGAATCCGACCAACCTCGTGCAGGTGATCCTGAACGGCGTGCAGCGCAAGGCCGGCAGCGAGGACGTCGGGATGCCGGCGTTCCGCCACGAGCTGTCGGATGCGCAGATCGCCGCGCTGACGAACTACCTGACCGGGCAGTTCGGCAATCCGGCCGCGAAGGTGACCGAGCAGGACGTCGCGAAGCTGCGCTGA
- a CDS encoding DoxX family protein yields MTPNQPFLASQRDVLLLLARILLVILFVMFGWKKIVDFPGTIAFMGSEGAPAPIISAAISVVMELFVGVAILVGFQTRALALLLALYTIGTGIIGHHYWTMTGGEQINNMIHFYKNIAISGGLLALCAAGPGRFSIDRG; encoded by the coding sequence ATGACACCGAATCAACCGTTTCTCGCGTCCCAGCGCGATGTGCTGCTGCTGCTTGCCCGGATCCTGCTCGTGATCCTGTTCGTGATGTTCGGCTGGAAGAAGATCGTCGACTTCCCCGGTACCATCGCGTTCATGGGTTCGGAAGGCGCGCCCGCGCCGATCATTTCCGCCGCGATCTCCGTCGTGATGGAGCTGTTCGTCGGGGTCGCGATCCTGGTCGGCTTCCAGACGCGCGCGCTCGCGCTGCTGCTGGCGCTCTATACGATCGGCACCGGCATCATCGGCCATCACTACTGGACGATGACGGGCGGCGAGCAGATCAACAACATGATTCATTTCTACAAGAACATCGCGATCTCCGGCGGCCTGCTGGCGCTTTGCGCGGCGGGCCCCGGACGTTTCTCGATCGATCGCGGATAA
- a CDS encoding porin gives MRLKHFAWLIAAATPAAAFAQTSVMLYGRIDGGIEYLNHIAQPNGGSATRWSAEGGDWGTSMFGLKGFEDLGGGLSTVFNLETAFQVMNGTTGGGRMWSRRAYVGLKSDTWGQLQAGRNLFIDSDGVWEFDPFVQQAFSSASLVRGRNWQQTSNNIEYHSPVIGGFDVQAQYAFGNQSRGFNYGAADDFGRSDGIMISYHSPVLDVRGIYDELRDNNGKFSNIFTASREYFVGANVKVSKFKIQGAYTHYQAPDSPAGVADRADHYWLGATYTATPQWAVTGGGYYVKVGDGGGDASHDPSGHAMMYVLGTTYNLSKRTFLYGTVAYVRNGGNSNFSLLATPRDATSGTSPMTGESQTGAYVGMMHTF, from the coding sequence TTGCGACTCAAACATTTCGCATGGCTGATCGCGGCCGCCACACCGGCGGCCGCTTTTGCTCAGACGAGCGTGATGCTGTACGGCCGCATCGACGGCGGCATCGAATACCTGAACCACATCGCGCAGCCGAACGGCGGCAGCGCGACCCGCTGGAGTGCCGAAGGCGGCGACTGGGGCACCAGCATGTTCGGCTTGAAGGGCTTCGAGGATCTAGGCGGCGGGCTGTCGACGGTCTTCAACCTGGAGACCGCGTTCCAGGTGATGAACGGCACGACGGGCGGCGGGCGCATGTGGTCGCGGCGCGCGTATGTCGGGCTGAAGAGCGACACGTGGGGCCAGCTGCAGGCCGGCCGAAACCTGTTCATCGACAGCGACGGGGTGTGGGAATTCGACCCGTTCGTCCAGCAGGCGTTTTCGTCGGCATCGCTCGTGCGCGGCCGCAACTGGCAGCAGACCAGCAACAACATCGAATATCACAGCCCCGTGATCGGCGGCTTCGACGTGCAGGCGCAATACGCGTTCGGCAACCAGTCGCGCGGCTTCAACTATGGAGCGGCCGACGATTTCGGCCGCTCGGACGGGATCATGATCTCGTACCACTCGCCGGTGCTCGACGTGCGCGGCATCTACGACGAGCTGCGCGACAACAACGGCAAGTTCAGCAACATCTTCACCGCGTCGCGCGAATATTTCGTCGGTGCGAACGTCAAGGTGTCGAAGTTCAAGATCCAGGGCGCGTATACGCACTATCAGGCGCCGGACAGCCCGGCCGGGGTGGCCGATCGCGCCGATCACTACTGGCTCGGTGCGACCTACACCGCGACGCCGCAATGGGCCGTGACGGGCGGCGGTTACTACGTGAAGGTGGGCGACGGCGGCGGCGACGCGTCGCACGATCCGTCGGGGCACGCGATGATGTACGTGCTCGGCACCACGTACAACCTGTCGAAGCGCACGTTCCTGTACGGCACGGTCGCGTATGTGCGCAACGGCGGCAACTCGAACTTTTCGCTGCTCGCGACGCCGCGCGACGCGACGTCGGGTACGAGCCCGATGACGGGCGAGTCGCAGACGGGGGCGTATGTGGGGATGATGCATACGTTTTGA
- a CDS encoding cysteine hydrolase family protein, with product MPEASSPKRALLVVDMQIGLYHGPERPYDGERVLANINRLIDRAHEARAPVFAVRHTGPAGSPIAPDSPLTALLPELAIDAARDTVFAKTQSSCFTGTPLAAWLHAAGIGEIVIAGMKTQYCVDTACRAAADHGFRAVLVTDGHTCMDTPELPAERIIAHHNATLGGPFATLTTTDACVF from the coding sequence ATGCCAGAAGCCTCTTCCCCGAAACGCGCACTGCTCGTCGTCGACATGCAGATCGGCCTGTATCACGGCCCCGAGCGGCCGTACGACGGCGAACGTGTGCTCGCGAACATCAACCGGTTGATCGACCGCGCGCATGAAGCCCGTGCACCGGTATTCGCGGTGCGGCACACCGGCCCCGCCGGTTCGCCGATCGCGCCCGACTCGCCGCTGACCGCACTGCTGCCTGAACTCGCAATCGATGCCGCACGCGATACCGTGTTCGCCAAGACGCAGTCGAGCTGCTTCACCGGCACGCCGCTCGCCGCATGGCTGCATGCGGCCGGCATCGGCGAGATCGTGATTGCGGGGATGAAGACGCAGTACTGCGTCGACACGGCGTGCCGTGCGGCCGCAGATCATGGTTTTCGTGCGGTGCTCGTGACCGACGGGCATACCTGCATGGATACGCCCGAACTGCCGGCCGAGCGGATCATCGCGCATCACAATGCGACGCTTGGAGGCCCGTTCGCGACGCTCACCACGACCGACGCATGCGTGTTCTGA
- a CDS encoding MFS transporter — METSALSLAGTPVDARAAAKKRRLIAAAAVGNALEFYDFTVYSFFAILIGKLFFPVHSSFGQLMLAVASFGVGFVTRPLGGLVIGMYADRAGRKKAMILTLLLMALGTATIAVAPTYAQIGLAAPLLLVLARLLQGFASGGEVGASTTLLLEQAPQHRRGFYASFQFSSQGLAALAGALTGVALTSTLNAAQLESWGWRVPFIIGTLFVPLGYWLRRTVEEVPAAAPAATHDEPVASLPLADVLRHHGKAVFAGLGVTIGGTSIHYIIVFYMAIYGVQVLHLPTWLSMTAGCVAGAILMLVTPIGGHLSDVYGRNRIVWWTRIALMAAIYPAFIALNRWPGAASLLSIIAALSIVHAINIGATGAMLGELFPRAVRATGGALVYSVGVAIFGGFAQFFVTWLIAATGNPNAPAWYAIGCGAFTLLAIRCMDEKAGKALD; from the coding sequence ATGGAAACGTCCGCCCTTTCGCTCGCCGGCACGCCGGTCGATGCTCGCGCCGCCGCGAAGAAACGCCGGCTGATCGCGGCCGCCGCCGTCGGCAACGCGCTCGAGTTCTACGACTTCACGGTCTACAGCTTCTTCGCGATCCTGATCGGCAAGCTGTTCTTTCCCGTGCATTCGTCGTTCGGGCAATTGATGCTCGCGGTCGCGAGCTTCGGTGTCGGCTTCGTCACGCGCCCGCTCGGCGGGCTCGTGATCGGCATGTATGCCGACCGCGCCGGCCGCAAGAAGGCGATGATCCTCACGCTGTTGCTGATGGCGCTCGGCACCGCGACGATCGCCGTCGCGCCGACCTACGCGCAGATCGGCCTCGCCGCCCCGCTGCTGCTCGTGCTCGCGCGCCTGCTGCAAGGGTTCGCGTCGGGCGGCGAAGTCGGCGCGTCGACCACGCTGCTGCTCGAACAGGCGCCGCAGCATCGTCGCGGCTTCTACGCATCGTTCCAGTTCTCGAGCCAGGGACTCGCCGCGCTCGCCGGTGCGCTGACCGGCGTCGCGCTGACGTCGACGCTCAATGCCGCGCAGCTCGAAAGCTGGGGCTGGCGCGTCCCGTTCATCATCGGCACGCTGTTCGTGCCGCTCGGCTACTGGCTGCGACGCACCGTCGAGGAAGTGCCGGCCGCCGCGCCCGCCGCCACGCACGACGAGCCGGTCGCATCGCTGCCGCTCGCGGACGTGCTGCGCCATCACGGCAAGGCCGTGTTCGCGGGCCTCGGCGTGACGATCGGCGGCACGTCGATCCACTACATCATCGTGTTCTACATGGCGATCTACGGCGTGCAGGTGTTGCATCTGCCGACCTGGCTGTCGATGACGGCCGGCTGCGTCGCGGGCGCAATCCTGATGCTCGTGACGCCGATCGGCGGCCACCTGTCCGACGTCTACGGGCGCAACCGGATCGTCTGGTGGACGCGCATCGCGCTGATGGCCGCGATCTACCCGGCGTTCATCGCGCTGAACCGCTGGCCGGGCGCCGCATCGCTGCTGTCGATCATCGCCGCGCTGTCGATCGTGCACGCGATCAACATCGGCGCGACGGGTGCGATGCTCGGCGAGCTGTTCCCGCGTGCGGTGCGCGCGACGGGCGGCGCACTCGTGTACAGCGTGGGCGTTGCGATCTTCGGCGGCTTCGCGCAGTTTTTCGTCACGTGGCTGATCGCGGCAACCGGCAATCCGAATGCGCCGGCGTGGTATGCGATTGGGTGCGGTGCGTTCACGCTGCTCGCCATCCGCTGCATGGACGAGAAGGCCGGGAAGGCACTCGACTGA
- a CDS encoding M20 aminoacylase family protein: MLQAVNPVIPGIAAIAPELVEVRRRIHAHPELAFEETLTSDLVAELLAGWGYDVHRGIGKTGVVGVLREGQGTRTVGLRADMDALPLAEATGLPYASRHANKMHACGHDGHTAMLLCAARHLAATRQFSGTLNLIFQPAEENFGGAKAMMDDGLFDRFPCDAIFAIHNMPGRAAGDMAFRTGAAMASADRVTITLRGVGGHGAMPHFARDPMSAAGSIMVALQTIVAREVDAQHAAVITVGSVQAGETFNIIPETVVMKLSVRALNADVRALLARRIEGLAKGQAESFGVTAEVDYDYGYPVLVNHAEPTAFAADIARQMLSAERVETDAAPLMGSEDFAFMLEARPGCYAFIGNGIGSKGGCMVHNPGYDFNDDILAIGASYWVRIAEAWLAA, translated from the coding sequence ATGCTGCAAGCCGTGAACCCCGTCATCCCCGGTATCGCCGCGATCGCGCCCGAGCTGGTCGAGGTGCGTCGTCGCATCCACGCTCACCCCGAACTCGCATTCGAGGAAACGCTCACGAGCGACCTCGTCGCCGAGCTGCTCGCCGGCTGGGGTTACGACGTGCATCGCGGCATCGGCAAGACGGGCGTGGTCGGCGTGCTGCGCGAAGGGCAAGGCACACGCACGGTCGGGCTGCGCGCCGACATGGATGCACTGCCGCTCGCGGAAGCCACCGGCCTGCCGTACGCGAGCCGCCATGCGAACAAGATGCATGCGTGCGGCCACGACGGCCACACCGCGATGCTGCTGTGCGCGGCGCGCCACCTCGCGGCGACGCGCCAGTTCTCCGGCACGCTGAACCTGATCTTCCAGCCGGCCGAGGAAAACTTCGGCGGCGCGAAGGCGATGATGGACGACGGCCTGTTCGACCGTTTCCCGTGCGACGCGATCTTCGCGATCCACAACATGCCGGGCCGCGCGGCCGGCGACATGGCCTTCCGCACCGGCGCCGCGATGGCGTCAGCCGACCGTGTGACGATCACGCTGCGCGGTGTCGGCGGCCACGGCGCGATGCCGCATTTCGCGCGCGATCCGATGTCGGCCGCGGGCAGCATCATGGTCGCGCTGCAGACGATCGTCGCGCGCGAGGTCGATGCGCAGCATGCGGCCGTGATCACGGTCGGCAGCGTGCAGGCCGGCGAGACCTTCAACATCATTCCCGAAACCGTCGTGATGAAGCTGTCGGTGCGCGCACTGAACGCCGACGTGCGCGCACTGCTCGCGCGCCGCATCGAAGGGCTCGCGAAAGGCCAGGCGGAGAGCTTCGGCGTCACGGCGGAAGTCGACTACGACTACGGCTACCCGGTGCTCGTCAATCACGCGGAGCCGACTGCATTCGCGGCCGACATCGCGCGCCAGATGCTCAGCGCCGAGCGTGTCGAAACCGACGCCGCGCCGCTGATGGGCAGCGAGGATTTCGCGTTCATGCTCGAAGCGCGCCCCGGCTGCTACGCATTCATCGGCAACGGGATCGGCAGCAAGGGCGGCTGCATGGTGCACAACCCCGGCTACGACTTTAACGACGACATTCTCGCGATCGGCGCGAGCTACTGGGTTCGCATCGCCGAAGCCTGGCTCGCGGCCTGA
- a CDS encoding LysR substrate-binding domain-containing protein: MKYHQLKAFVTVAEEGSIRAAARRLNVSPAALTKAVKELEIALGVSLVVRTARGVQLTAFGQQLQVRARLIVAEMQRARDDIEQAQGAMTGSVAAAVTPAAAVTILPDAFRAFRRRFPVARVSIVEGFPGVALPRLHDGSLDFAVAVVVPELLAAEFDHAELYSSRSLIVARKGHPLASATSLADLVEADWLMNPSPESSTQVLFNSFVAYGLPVPARVVECPSFGLARSLMMGCDLIASMPEQLLQGEWARDQFAVLPIRERLPAVSVQVITRRDSPLTPAAAMLLDCLRDSARRKGLL, translated from the coding sequence ATGAAATACCATCAGCTGAAAGCGTTCGTCACCGTCGCGGAAGAGGGGAGCATTCGCGCGGCCGCGCGGCGCCTGAACGTGTCGCCGGCGGCACTGACGAAGGCGGTCAAGGAGCTGGAGATCGCGCTCGGCGTGTCGCTCGTCGTGCGCACCGCGCGCGGCGTCCAGCTCACCGCGTTCGGCCAGCAGTTGCAGGTGCGCGCGCGGCTGATCGTCGCCGAAATGCAGCGCGCCCGCGACGACATCGAGCAGGCGCAAGGGGCGATGACGGGCTCCGTCGCGGCGGCGGTCACGCCGGCCGCCGCGGTGACGATCCTGCCCGATGCGTTTCGCGCGTTCCGGCGGCGTTTTCCGGTGGCGCGCGTCAGTATCGTCGAAGGGTTTCCGGGCGTCGCGCTGCCGCGGTTGCACGACGGCTCGCTCGATTTCGCGGTGGCCGTCGTCGTGCCCGAACTGCTGGCCGCCGAGTTCGATCACGCCGAACTGTATTCGAGCCGTTCGCTGATCGTCGCGCGCAAGGGGCATCCGCTCGCATCGGCCACGTCGCTCGCCGATCTCGTCGAAGCCGACTGGCTGATGAATCCGTCGCCCGAAAGTTCGACGCAGGTGCTGTTCAATTCATTCGTCGCCTACGGGTTGCCGGTGCCGGCGCGCGTCGTCGAATGCCCGAGCTTCGGGCTCGCGCGCAGCCTGATGATGGGCTGCGACCTGATTGCCTCGATGCCCGAGCAGCTGCTGCAGGGCGAGTGGGCGCGCGACCAGTTCGCGGTCCTGCCGATCCGCGAGCGGTTGCCGGCCGTCTCGGTGCAGGTCATCACGCGTCGCGACAGCCCGCTGACGCCGGCAGCGGCGATGCTGCTCGATTGCCTGCGCGATTCCGCGAGGCGCAAGGGGCTGCTGTGA
- a CDS encoding pyrimidine/purine nucleoside phosphorylase, translating into MTSATQFDNVSVVKRANVYFDGKCVSHTVLFPDGTRKTLGVILPCALNFGTDAPELMEVQAGKCRVKLDGSSEWQTYGAGESFSVPGKSRFDIEVLETLDYVCSYL; encoded by the coding sequence ATGACCAGTGCAACCCAATTCGACAACGTATCGGTCGTCAAGCGCGCGAACGTCTATTTCGACGGCAAGTGCGTGTCGCATACCGTGCTCTTCCCGGACGGCACGCGCAAGACGCTCGGCGTGATCCTGCCGTGCGCGCTCAACTTCGGCACCGATGCGCCCGAATTGATGGAAGTGCAGGCCGGCAAGTGCCGCGTGAAGCTCGACGGCAGCAGCGAATGGCAGACCTACGGCGCCGGCGAATCGTTCTCGGTGCCGGGCAAGAGCCGTTTCGACATCGAAGTGCTCGAGACGCTCGATTACGTCTGCAGCTACCTGTAA
- a CDS encoding ISAs1 family transposase, with protein sequence MEETQALSIEDAFGELRDPRSRTPAHDLSEMLVVALCAILSGADSWVAIQIWGEEKLEWLRGYVPLRNGIPSHDTFGRVFAALNPRQFEACFTRWMSGAFPTLSGEVIAIDGKTVRGSHRNGERAIHLVSAFGSGLGVVLGQVRTADKSNEITAIPELLDALLLKGAIVTIDAMGCQQAIARQLVTSGADYVLAVKENQPTLLVEVRTTLEAIDRLASDDRWDCSSEYREVEKDHGRIETRRCLVSDVMNTWRAAALWPGMRSIAMVEATREIGETVSVERRYYVSSLPADATRIAHAVRSHWRIENSMHWVLDVAFGEDQCRVRVEHAAQNFAILRRITMNLLRKDTQTKAGLKIRRLKAATSDNYRAQLLGW encoded by the coding sequence ATGGAGGAAACGCAAGCCTTGAGCATCGAAGACGCGTTCGGCGAGTTACGCGATCCGCGCAGCCGAACGCCTGCGCACGACCTGTCAGAGATGCTGGTGGTGGCGCTGTGCGCGATTCTCTCGGGAGCGGATAGCTGGGTAGCCATTCAGATCTGGGGTGAAGAGAAACTGGAGTGGCTACGCGGCTACGTGCCGCTGCGCAACGGCATCCCGTCCCACGACACGTTTGGACGGGTGTTCGCGGCCCTGAACCCACGTCAGTTCGAGGCGTGCTTCACGCGCTGGATGAGCGGTGCGTTTCCAACCTTGTCCGGCGAGGTCATCGCGATCGACGGCAAGACGGTGCGTGGCTCGCATCGCAATGGGGAGCGTGCCATCCACCTTGTTTCGGCCTTTGGAAGCGGCCTGGGCGTTGTACTGGGGCAGGTGCGCACGGCCGACAAGAGTAACGAGATCACGGCGATTCCGGAACTGCTCGATGCACTACTGCTCAAGGGTGCAATCGTAACGATCGACGCCATGGGCTGCCAGCAGGCGATTGCTCGCCAACTCGTCACGAGCGGAGCCGACTACGTGCTGGCGGTCAAGGAAAACCAGCCGACGCTGCTGGTGGAAGTTCGCACCACGCTCGAAGCCATCGACCGTCTTGCATCCGATGACCGATGGGACTGTTCGAGTGAATATCGGGAGGTCGAGAAGGACCACGGCCGGATCGAAACACGTCGTTGCCTGGTCAGTGATGTGATGAACACATGGCGCGCGGCCGCGCTCTGGCCGGGCATGCGCTCGATCGCTATGGTCGAGGCCACGCGTGAGATCGGCGAGACGGTGTCGGTCGAGCGCCGATATTACGTGAGCAGCCTGCCCGCCGATGCAACGCGCATTGCACACGCCGTACGCTCGCACTGGCGGATCGAGAACTCGATGCACTGGGTGCTCGACGTGGCGTTCGGCGAAGATCAATGCAGGGTGCGGGTCGAACATGCGGCGCAGAACTTTGCAATTCTGCGCCGCATTACGATGAACCTGCTGCGCAAGGACACGCAAACCAAGGCGGGCCTCAAGATCCGCCGGCTCAAGGCCGCCACCAGCGACAACTATCGCGCTCAACTCCTTGGCTGGTAA